The following coding sequences are from one Geothrix sp. window:
- a CDS encoding GxxExxY protein: protein MDDLDVITERILGCAFKVSTGLGPGFLEKLYENALVIELERAGLRVVRQQPLSVWYDGIPIGHFAVDLLVEDQVLVELKAVRALEDFHLAQSLNYLRASLLPTCLLLNFGAPRLEIRRLHPSPSWPRPAAKEPSA, encoded by the coding sequence TTGGACGATCTTGATGTCATCACAGAGCGGATCCTCGGCTGCGCCTTCAAGGTGAGCACGGGGCTCGGCCCCGGCTTCCTGGAAAAGCTCTACGAGAACGCCCTGGTCATCGAGCTTGAGCGGGCTGGCCTGCGCGTGGTCCGGCAGCAGCCTCTCTCGGTCTGGTACGACGGCATTCCGATCGGCCACTTTGCGGTGGACCTCCTGGTGGAAGACCAGGTCCTCGTCGAACTCAAGGCCGTGCGGGCGCTGGAGGACTTCCACTTGGCCCAGTCCCTCAACTATCTCCGGGCCTCCCTTCTGCCCACCTGCCTCCTGCTGAATTTCGGCGCGCCCAGGCTGGAGATCCGCCGCCTCCATCCAAGCCCATCCTGGCCCCGCCCTGCTGCGAAGGAACCTTCGGCATGA